From Desmodus rotundus isolate HL8 chromosome 12, HLdesRot8A.1, whole genome shotgun sequence, one genomic window encodes:
- the LOC112310220 gene encoding zinc finger protein 84 produces MRRQYQDFRKDTKSGGHFLKAAEMTKSQGMFSFSDVAVYFTWEEWQLLDTAQRNLYRDVMLENHSNLMSLGYQATKPKAVLYLEKEEQGIVEREFPSHFSPEVMWQVCDWHQEDIEKDEPVERDHENNALGKIFSHSKNFVPFSEKSNKCISKGITLKQDSNFHSKNYTDMNSNELNASGKSFFYTLHETSNILARYYEPNLHVKAFSLGTNPKIHHRIHTEGKHYECSECLKSFRYKSKLMIHQRTHTGEKPYECKECGKAYREKTKLRLHCKTHTGEKPFECSDCGKGFMQKSNLIMHQRIHTGEKPYGCRECGKAFCGKSQLVVHQRIHTEEKYYECRECGIAFNKNSHLITHQRIHTGGKPYKCCECGKAFVYASQLIVHQRTHTGRKPYECKECGKSFNKKSHLIRHQRIHTGEKPYECSECGKAFIDNSHLIVHRRTHTGEKPYECRECRKAFNKKSSLITHQRIHTGEKPYECNECRKAFIDKSHLIVHQRTHTGEKPYECSECGKAFIDNSQLIVHQRTHTGEKPFECRECRKAFSYKSSLMAHQRIHTGERPYECSDCMKAFIYKSHLIVHQRTHTGEKPYECSECGKAFVRKAVLIVHQRTHTREKPFVCLECQKAFGSMAMLSTHQLIHTGEKPHGCNECGKAFRQKSHLIIHQRCHTGEKPYGCIPCGQIFS; encoded by the exons ATGAGACGTCAATATCAAGATTTCAGGAAAGATACTAAAAGTGGTGGCCATTTCCTGAAAGCTGCTGAAATGACTAAGTCCCAG GGCATGTTCTCATTCAGTGATGTGGCTGTATATTTCACCTGGGAAGAGTGGCAGCTGCTAGACACTGCTCAGAGGAATCTCTACCGGGATGTGATGTTGGAAAATCATAGCAACCTAATGTCATTGG GTTATCAGGCTACCAAGCCTAAAGCAGTACTCTActtggaaaaagaagaacaaggaatTGTAGAGAGGGAATTTCCCAGTCATTTTAGTCCAG aagtAATGTGGCAAGTTTGTGATTGGCATCAGGAAGACATTGAGAAAGATGAACCTGTGGAGAGAGATCATGAAAATAATGcattgggaaaaatattttctcatagcaAAAATTTTGTTCCATTTAGTGAAAAATCCAATAAATGTATCTCAAAAGGAATAACTTTGAAACAAGATTCAAATTTTCACAGTAAAAACTACACAGACATGAACTCTAATGAGTTAAATGCTTCTGGGAAATCATTTTTCTATACTCTACATGAAACCTCTAACATTCTTGCCCGGTACTATGAACCGAATTTACATGTGAAGGCTTTCAGCCTTGGGACAAATCCTAAAATCCATCACAGAATTCACACAGAGGGGAAGCAttatgaatgcagtgaatgtCTCAAATCTTTCAGGTATAAGTCAAAGCTCATGATACACCAGAGAActcatacaggagagaaaccctatgaatgcaaAGAATGTGGAAAAGCTTACAGGGAGAAAACGAAGCTCAGATTACATTGCAAaactcacacaggagagaaacctttTGAGTGTAGTGATTGTGGGAAAGGTTTTATGCAGAAGTCAAACCTGATTATGCATCAACGAATTCATACAGGCGAGAAACCCTATGGATGTAGAGAATGTGGAAAGGCTTTCTGTGGTAAGTCTCAGCTTGTTGTTCACCAGCGAATTcatacagaagaaaaatactaTGAATGCAGGGAGTGTGGGATAGCCTTCAATAAAAACTCACACCTCATAacacatcagagaattcacacaggaGGGAAACCTTATAAATGCTGTGAATGTGGAAAAGCTTTTGTATATGCATCACAGCTTATTGTCCATCAGAGAACTCATACAGGAAGAAAACCTTATGAATGCAAAGAGTGTGGGAAATCCTTTAACAAAAAGTCACACCTCATAAGACATCAGAGAATCCATACGGGAGAGAAGCCAtatgaatgcagtgaatgtggaaaagcTTTTATAGACAACTCACATCTCATTGTTCATCGAAGAACTCAtacaggagagaagccttatgaatgcAGGGAATGTAGGAAAGCCTTTAATAAAAAGTCATCCCTCATAacacatcagagaattcatacaggagagaagccttatgaatgcAATGAATGTAGAAAAGCTTTTATAGACAAGTCACATCTCATTGTGCATCAGAGAACTCATACAGGCGAAAAACCCtatgaatgcagtgaatgtggaaaagcTTTTATAGACAACTCACAGCTTATTGTTCATCAAAGAactcacacaggagagaagccttTTGAATGCAGGGAATGTAGAAAAGCTTTTAGTTATAAGTCATCCCTCATGgcacatcagagaattcacacaggaGAGAGGCCTTATGAATGCAGTGACTGTATGAAAGCTTTTATATACAAGTCACATCTCATTGTCCATCAGAGAActcatacaggagagaaaccctatgaatgcagtgaatgtggaaaagcTTTTGTACGAAAGGCAGTGCTCATTGTACATCAAAGAACACATACAAGGGAGAAACCCTTTGTCTGTCTTGAATGCCAAAAAGCATTTGGCAGTATGGCAATGCTCAGTACACATCAGTTgattcacacaggagagaaaccccaTGGGTGCAATGAATGTGGAAAAGCTTTCCGCCAAAAAAGCCATCTTATTATCCATCAACGATgccatactggagagaaaccctatggaTGCATTCCTTGTGGTCAAATCTTCAGCTAG